The Bifidobacterium bifidum ATCC 29521 = JCM 1255 = DSM 20456 region GCGCTCAGGTAGACGACGCCGCCGGGTACGAGTTCGACCTCGCGGCCTTCGCCGCCGACGCGCAGTTTGCCCTCAAGCACCTGAATGGTCACCGGCATGGCGGCCGTATGCTCGCTCAGCGCCTGATCCTTGTCGAAACCGAACAGCACGACACGCAGGCCGTCCTCACGCATCACCACGCGCGAGACGGTGGATTCCTGCTGGATCTCGATCAGCGATGCAAGATCGGCCACATAGCCCAGGTGCGGTTCCGTGGAAATGGCGTGACCTTCGGCATCGTGCTTGCACGCGCAGTGCTTGAGCTGCTCATCACCGGCTTCCTCGGCATCACCGTGCTTGCACTTGCAATGGTGGGCGGCCGGCTGCTGAGCGGCCGAAGCGTTCTCTGCGGCTGCCTCGGCCGCGGCCCTGCGCTGACGGCACTTGCAGTGCTGCTCGTCACGTCCCGCCTCACATGCGGACTGCTGTTCGTTCTCATCTGCCATGATGTTCTCCTTCGTTACGTTGCCGTATCTTTTTGTTGCGCGTTCGCGCCGCATATTGCTGCGCGGACGCGCATCCACGTATATCAGTGCATATCAATGTCGGACGCCGTACCGGGCATCGAACCGCGGCTGATCTTCCGACAACATCCACCATCATTATCTGCCAGCACGGCCGCCGGCGGAATCATCCGCCCGGCTGTCGGCCGGCGCATCGTCACTTCGCGGGCTTGCGCACCACGAACGCAATGCCGTTGAGCTCCTTGCTGTACTTGTGGAACGTGGATTTCATGTTCATCACGCGGGCGCGGATGTCCTTGTTCCCCAACATATTACGCAGGATGCGCAGCACGCCGCCAAGCCCCTCATCGGCGAGATTGCGGCGCATATCCAGCAGCGCCATCGGCTCCTTGCCGCTCCACAGCACTTCAAAGCCCTCGGATTCCAGCAGCTCGCGCCACTCTTTCTCGGTGAGAGGACGAGCGTTGACCTTGATGCTGCGGGCGAGCGCCTTGCGCACCTCGTCCTTGACCGGCTCAGGCAGATCGTCCGGCTGCAGCCCAAGCTCGTGAATCGAATAGGTGCCACCAGCGCGCAGCAGACGGTAGGCTTCTGCGATGATGGCCCGCTTGCCGCGCTCAGTCTGCATGGTGAGCATCGCCTCACCGATCACGGCGTCGGCGCTTTCGGATTCCAACCCCGTGTCCGCTGCGTCGTGCAGAGCACAGCTCGTCGGAATAGACGGTGCATTCTCGGCCGTCAGCTTGGTGATGATGTCCACCACCTGCGGGTCGCGGTCGACGCCGCGATAGCTTTTCGGCTTGCGCTCAAGAATGAGCTGCGTGGTACGGCCAAGGCCGGGCGCGAATTCGACGACGTCCTTGCCTTCCAACTCGGTTTTCGCCAGCATGCGCCCGGTCAGCTTCTTGCCGCCAGGGCGCAGAACGCGCTTACCGATGCGGGCGAGCAGCCAGTGTCCCTGCAGATGCTCCACATCACGATCTGACTGAGGCAGCGGAAGGCTACCGTTCCCCTGCGCATTGGTCGTGGATTGTGGCGCTGTATTCGTAGTCTGAGTTCCCATATCACGCGACACTATCGGCGATGCGCCCCATGCACAAGGGTTTTCGGTCTTTTATCAGCGTAATGTGATTGAACTCACTCCGACCGGCGGAATCGGCCGAGCAGCATTTCCGACATGCCGACGGCTACGTCTTGTGTGAAGAACCGGTCATACAGGCACTCGTCAGTGAGCCATCCTGTTGACAATATGCC contains the following coding sequences:
- a CDS encoding class I SAM-dependent methyltransferase yields the protein MGTQTTNTAPQSTTNAQGNGSLPLPQSDRDVEHLQGHWLLARIGKRVLRPGGKKLTGRMLAKTELEGKDVVEFAPGLGRTTQLILERKPKSYRGVDRDPQVVDIITKLTAENAPSIPTSCALHDAADTGLESESADAVIGEAMLTMQTERGKRAIIAEAYRLLRAGGTYSIHELGLQPDDLPEPVKDEVRKALARSIKVNARPLTEKEWRELLESEGFEVLWSGKEPMALLDMRRNLADEGLGGVLRILRNMLGNKDIRARVMNMKSTFHKYSKELNGIAFVVRKPAK
- a CDS encoding cupin domain-containing protein, producing MADENEQQSACEAGRDEQHCKCRQRRAAAEAAAENASAAQQPAAHHCKCKHGDAEEAGDEQLKHCACKHDAEGHAISTEPHLGYVADLASLIEIQQESTVSRVVMREDGLRVVLFGFDKDQALSEHTAAMPVTIQVLEGKLRVGGEGREVELVPGGVVYLSARLPHTVYAVEPSKMLLSMFDNRG